Proteins co-encoded in one Synechococcus elongatus PCC 6301 genomic window:
- a CDS encoding UvrD-helicase domain-containing protein, producing the protein MKLTEEQRQAVQAAGSVAVTAGAGTGKTELLSQRYLWHLQQASESVSPLEIVVLTFTEKAAAELRSRIRKAVGNKWPDRSDWLAEVEAAQISTFHSLCARICREHPAAAGQPADFTILDDLAGKLWQQTVLTAAMQELDPSCFDVMDYSEWRPLLETLLDDPVRSQALLAVESEQWREVLAQAQRDRLQQIQQSSDWQAAIEDLSGASWREADALSDQIQQILAWSDTLFDPANSNWQATYDEFIKLKLTQAGSAKNWGSADTAKLLRTQCKVLRDRLRDEESLLSLRPNEADDWNRDQRSRIYEAFETVLKSIDARKRQDRCLDFNDLERGAVRALESEAVRSHYQQRWRYCFVDEFQDTNPTQSQILQALWDPQHLILTLVGDEKQSIYGFRGAATQVFRNWQQQIQQHQGHIVTLSQSFRTHQTLLETINQVFEPVLDPYQPLRSDRQPPHPLPPIQQLVIEPEEKDSLEQARIQEATAIAQQIQTWIQQPLLVWDKPSNQHRPIAYGDIAILCRRRAPLETVYGEVLNQAGIPVLVNGGGSLLETPVGYDLQALLEFLVYPSNDLALATLLRSPAFGLSDAQLYQRAQQGKGWWSHRQERPDPAFAAAIKILEGLLRSRFFESPLRLVQQFDRATGYSAVLASLPQAQRLLADWQALLTFLREQPQAHDLELLLRYWKQLQQAEVVLPRPVLKAGNAVTLMTLHGSKGSEWPVVIIPDLTAKPRSQAETVLFDTELGVALRQPYVKEQAAAYQFFKYRKQQAEDAETRRLLYVGFTRARDLLLLTSPKSAEARSPLDLLAPGLEQAAIQPLDPNSGTEIAVTATLPTADAPLFWQSTAAIAPQYSELSVSAFADYFRCPALFHFRYTQGHPGAIDGEGAGTSDRPPQLGLLVHRALELDLRQPEALKPYCAAEDQDLIPQALQLASCFATEPVYSAVREQAQQREVTLHLELSSGLVLKGRADLVGADWVLDFKTDQQPQPENYQLQLWAYAAALNRPQAAIAWLRHNQLDWIEIEFIPDQAERAAVQLAQGDFDPQPGLCCQYCSYRSICEATSKN; encoded by the coding sequence ATGAAGCTGACTGAGGAACAACGCCAAGCTGTTCAAGCAGCAGGTTCGGTAGCGGTTACGGCGGGTGCTGGCACCGGCAAAACAGAATTGCTCAGTCAGCGCTACCTCTGGCATCTACAGCAAGCGTCCGAGTCGGTTTCGCCGCTGGAAATTGTCGTGCTGACCTTTACCGAGAAGGCAGCCGCTGAATTGCGATCGCGGATCCGTAAAGCCGTTGGGAACAAATGGCCCGATCGCTCTGATTGGTTGGCTGAAGTTGAAGCTGCTCAAATCAGTACCTTTCATAGCCTCTGTGCCCGGATTTGTCGCGAACATCCCGCCGCAGCGGGACAACCGGCGGATTTCACGATCCTCGATGATCTTGCAGGCAAGCTCTGGCAGCAGACCGTGCTGACGGCAGCGATGCAGGAACTGGATCCAAGCTGCTTCGATGTCATGGATTACAGCGAGTGGCGACCGCTGCTCGAAACGCTGCTGGATGATCCGGTTCGCAGTCAAGCGCTACTCGCAGTCGAATCTGAACAATGGCGTGAGGTACTCGCTCAAGCTCAGCGCGATCGCCTGCAACAAATCCAGCAGTCCTCTGATTGGCAAGCTGCGATCGAGGATCTCAGCGGAGCAAGTTGGCGTGAAGCGGATGCTCTCAGCGACCAAATTCAGCAAATTCTCGCTTGGTCAGATACGCTCTTCGATCCGGCCAACTCAAATTGGCAAGCAACCTATGACGAATTCATTAAGCTGAAACTGACTCAGGCTGGCTCAGCGAAAAACTGGGGCAGTGCCGATACGGCAAAGCTGTTGCGCACCCAGTGCAAAGTTCTCCGCGATCGCCTCAGGGATGAGGAATCATTGCTGAGTCTGCGTCCTAACGAGGCAGATGATTGGAATCGAGACCAGCGATCGCGGATCTACGAAGCGTTTGAAACCGTTCTTAAGAGCATTGATGCTCGCAAGCGACAGGATCGCTGCCTCGACTTCAATGACCTAGAGCGTGGTGCGGTGCGAGCACTCGAAAGCGAAGCCGTGCGATCGCACTATCAACAACGCTGGCGCTATTGCTTTGTCGATGAATTCCAAGACACCAACCCCACGCAAAGCCAGATTCTGCAAGCCCTCTGGGATCCACAACACCTGATCCTGACTTTGGTTGGTGATGAGAAGCAGTCGATCTATGGCTTCCGTGGCGCGGCCACTCAAGTGTTTCGCAATTGGCAACAGCAAATCCAGCAGCACCAAGGGCACATCGTCACGCTGAGCCAGAGCTTCCGCACCCACCAAACGCTGCTCGAAACCATCAATCAAGTCTTTGAGCCGGTGCTTGATCCCTATCAACCTCTCCGCAGCGATCGCCAGCCGCCCCATCCGCTGCCACCCATTCAGCAACTGGTGATTGAGCCGGAAGAGAAAGATTCTCTCGAGCAAGCCCGCATCCAAGAAGCCACCGCGATCGCTCAGCAGATCCAGACTTGGATCCAGCAACCACTACTGGTTTGGGACAAGCCGAGCAACCAACATCGCCCGATCGCCTACGGCGACATTGCCATTCTCTGCCGGCGGCGCGCACCCTTGGAAACGGTCTACGGCGAAGTTCTCAATCAGGCTGGGATTCCCGTGCTGGTCAATGGGGGCGGTAGCCTCCTCGAAACCCCTGTCGGTTATGACTTGCAAGCGCTGCTGGAGTTTTTGGTCTATCCCAGCAACGACCTCGCCCTAGCGACCCTGTTGCGCAGTCCGGCCTTTGGCCTCAGCGATGCCCAGCTCTATCAGCGAGCCCAGCAAGGCAAAGGCTGGTGGAGTCATCGTCAGGAACGGCCAGATCCAGCGTTTGCGGCCGCCATCAAAATTTTGGAAGGCCTGCTGCGATCGCGCTTTTTCGAATCACCTCTGCGGCTGGTGCAGCAGTTCGATCGCGCCACGGGCTACAGTGCTGTGCTGGCTAGCTTACCCCAAGCTCAACGACTGCTGGCCGATTGGCAAGCCCTGCTGACCTTTCTGCGTGAACAACCTCAAGCGCATGATCTGGAGTTGTTGCTGCGCTATTGGAAGCAATTACAACAGGCCGAAGTCGTCCTGCCGCGTCCCGTCCTAAAAGCGGGTAATGCCGTTACCCTGATGACCTTACACGGATCAAAGGGTTCGGAATGGCCGGTCGTGATCATTCCCGATCTCACCGCTAAACCGAGATCGCAAGCTGAAACAGTTCTGTTTGATACTGAGCTCGGAGTCGCTCTGCGGCAACCCTACGTCAAAGAACAGGCCGCTGCCTATCAGTTTTTCAAGTACCGCAAACAGCAAGCCGAAGACGCCGAAACCAGGCGGTTACTCTACGTTGGCTTTACGCGGGCGCGTGACTTGCTCCTGCTCACCAGTCCCAAATCTGCAGAGGCGCGATCGCCTCTGGATCTACTCGCCCCCGGACTAGAACAAGCTGCGATCCAACCGCTTGATCCCAACTCAGGAACGGAGATTGCGGTTACGGCGACGTTACCCACTGCGGATGCACCCCTGTTCTGGCAGTCCACAGCCGCGATCGCTCCCCAGTACAGTGAGCTCTCTGTTTCAGCATTTGCGGACTATTTCCGTTGTCCAGCCCTTTTTCACTTCCGCTATACCCAGGGGCATCCCGGCGCGATCGATGGGGAAGGCGCAGGGACGAGCGATCGGCCGCCACAACTAGGGCTCTTAGTCCATCGTGCCCTTGAACTCGATTTACGTCAGCCAGAAGCACTCAAGCCTTACTGTGCTGCTGAAGATCAAGACCTGATTCCGCAGGCACTGCAGTTAGCTAGCTGCTTTGCGACGGAACCCGTTTACAGCGCTGTTCGTGAGCAGGCTCAACAGCGTGAAGTGACTCTGCACTTGGAACTCAGTAGCGGCCTAGTGCTCAAGGGGCGGGCCGATCTAGTCGGAGCGGATTGGGTCCTGGATTTCAAAACCGATCAGCAACCTCAACCAGAGAATTATCAGTTGCAGCTTTGGGCTTATGCTGCGGCTCTCAATCGCCCACAAGCCGCGATCGCTTGGCTCCGCCACAATCAACTGGATTGGATTGAAATTGAATTCATTCCTGATCAAGCTGAACGAGCTGCCGTCCAGTTAGCCCAAGGTGACTTTGATCCTCAGCCAGGACTCTGCTGTCAATATTGCAGCTATCGCAGTATTTGCGAGGCAACTAGTAAAAACTAA
- a CDS encoding PD-(D/E)XK nuclease family protein, whose protein sequence is MISRDIVSARPSPIPAELRVIVPNRRAAAVLQVPAISLEDLAQRQLRSHNLHPVSAFEAWRSLHLLPKPELLQAWPTDKLLSEIRTVLQVPLEEWQQRADSLSDRLQALVDLTAAYQTALRAQGRYDPAERFRLAAALGQPEPLLLWGYWDSQPEQLACINQLAGEGSILVLPYTELLQQQHQLEQLAAWGWQIKLEERSPEPWLQQWIAPNPPKIAEPIAHSYRDREQEVRSVLGHVKQLLQQNVAQSDIALLAADDRAYGPLVQQIGWEYGLPTRMLYEIAISETRLGRWLEDLLTAIAADFDYPSGIRVFSPSFCAALPDGRQRQLRRDRPQNLAAWQTSLATEFSPWPLAATRTEWVGQLRQWLQQLGLRQGLRRWPQDLVALNRLQQQLKNLAEPASETLTRQQWCQEFEQLIRISRTPVQPGRGGVQLDRPEQIVGAQIGHVFYLGLNEGVWPAPLASSSLIDYSDRRQLQRLGLPLPTAASLVQQAKVQWIGALAATQTAQFSWVRQHDNREQLPSAYLEQMGLRSQITPAADSPHSPEEYRRRLLAQSTLVDDGDPIAHSAQQRSQQVQARLQGEAVWNGQLADSISIPTRPLSVTGIIQLGQCPYRWAASKLLNLQTDSERSDDPDAAMTGTLLHKALELLTPQLKTETLPDREILLAIVETAAAHLAKQRPREGDLRQHPRWTAFQLSYVNLPERLLRSPNFRSPDSEIIAVEQSFEGQWQGLPVRGTIDRIDRTSAGLELIDYKLGSTTQKVWDTDQKLKLDLQLALYQEVGAAAIAPDQPVAQVRYLHMRKAEASQPKPAEATELEQLAARLKQAFEGGHFPIRPHDSYCRYCDFAGLCRHSELKQEVDHEAD, encoded by the coding sequence ATGATCAGCCGTGATATCGTCAGTGCCCGACCCAGCCCAATTCCAGCCGAGCTAAGGGTGATTGTCCCCAACCGGCGGGCGGCGGCAGTGCTGCAAGTTCCGGCGATCAGTCTGGAAGACCTGGCTCAGCGCCAGTTGCGATCGCATAATCTCCATCCTGTCAGTGCCTTCGAAGCTTGGCGATCGCTCCACCTGCTGCCAAAACCCGAATTGCTACAGGCTTGGCCTACGGACAAACTGCTCTCGGAAATCCGCACCGTCTTGCAAGTGCCTCTCGAGGAATGGCAGCAACGCGCTGATAGTCTGAGCGATCGCCTGCAAGCCTTGGTCGATCTTACGGCTGCGTATCAAACGGCCCTGCGAGCCCAAGGTCGTTACGACCCTGCGGAGCGCTTTCGTCTGGCGGCCGCCTTGGGGCAGCCCGAACCGCTGTTGCTCTGGGGCTACTGGGACTCCCAGCCCGAACAGCTCGCTTGCATTAATCAACTGGCTGGTGAGGGCTCAATTCTTGTTTTGCCCTACACCGAACTCCTCCAGCAGCAACATCAACTCGAACAACTCGCCGCTTGGGGCTGGCAAATCAAGCTGGAAGAGCGATCGCCGGAACCATGGCTGCAACAGTGGATCGCTCCCAACCCGCCCAAGATAGCTGAACCGATCGCCCACAGCTACCGCGATCGTGAACAGGAAGTGCGCAGCGTCTTAGGCCACGTCAAACAACTGCTCCAGCAGAATGTTGCCCAGTCCGATATTGCCTTGCTCGCTGCCGATGATCGCGCCTACGGCCCTTTAGTGCAACAGATTGGCTGGGAATATGGCCTGCCAACTCGCATGCTCTATGAAATTGCCATCAGTGAAACGCGCCTCGGTCGCTGGCTAGAGGATTTACTGACCGCGATCGCTGCTGACTTCGACTACCCCAGCGGCATTCGTGTTTTTTCCCCGAGCTTCTGCGCCGCCCTGCCCGACGGTCGCCAGCGCCAACTCCGCCGCGATCGCCCTCAAAATCTAGCTGCATGGCAGACCAGCCTCGCCACGGAATTTTCTCCCTGGCCGCTAGCGGCTACCAGAACGGAATGGGTCGGGCAACTGCGTCAATGGCTTCAACAACTGGGATTGAGGCAAGGTCTGCGCCGATGGCCTCAGGATCTTGTTGCTCTAAACCGGCTCCAGCAACAGCTCAAAAACCTGGCAGAACCGGCCTCAGAAACCCTGACCCGTCAGCAATGGTGCCAAGAGTTTGAGCAACTAATCCGCATTAGTCGCACGCCTGTCCAACCGGGGCGCGGTGGCGTCCAACTCGATCGCCCCGAACAAATTGTCGGAGCCCAGATTGGCCACGTCTTCTATCTCGGCCTCAACGAAGGGGTTTGGCCCGCGCCTTTAGCCAGCAGTTCCTTGATTGACTACAGCGATCGCCGCCAACTGCAGCGACTGGGACTGCCCCTACCGACCGCCGCCAGTTTGGTGCAGCAAGCCAAGGTGCAATGGATCGGCGCTTTGGCCGCTACTCAAACTGCTCAATTTTCTTGGGTGCGTCAGCACGATAACCGTGAGCAACTGCCATCGGCCTATCTGGAGCAGATGGGTCTGCGATCGCAAATTACACCAGCGGCAGACAGCCCCCACAGTCCCGAAGAATATCGGCGACGGTTACTGGCTCAATCGACCCTAGTTGATGACGGAGACCCGATCGCTCACTCTGCCCAGCAGCGATCGCAACAGGTTCAAGCTCGTTTGCAGGGCGAAGCCGTCTGGAACGGACAACTGGCGGACTCGATCTCTATCCCCACCCGTCCGCTCTCAGTGACTGGCATCATCCAACTCGGTCAATGCCCCTACCGTTGGGCAGCCAGCAAACTGCTGAATCTCCAGACAGACTCAGAGCGCTCTGACGATCCCGATGCCGCTATGACGGGAACCCTGTTGCACAAAGCATTGGAGTTACTGACGCCTCAGCTCAAGACTGAGACCTTGCCTGATCGCGAGATCTTGCTGGCGATCGTGGAAACGGCTGCTGCGCACCTTGCTAAGCAGCGTCCTAGAGAGGGTGATCTGCGGCAACATCCCCGCTGGACTGCTTTCCAGCTCAGTTACGTCAATTTACCGGAACGTCTGCTGCGATCGCCGAATTTCCGTAGCCCTGACAGTGAAATCATCGCGGTGGAACAGTCTTTTGAAGGGCAATGGCAGGGTCTTCCTGTGCGGGGCACGATCGATCGCATTGACCGAACATCTGCTGGCCTTGAGCTGATCGACTACAAGCTCGGCAGCACGACGCAAAAAGTCTGGGATACAGACCAGAAATTGAAACTGGATCTGCAACTGGCGCTCTATCAGGAAGTCGGCGCAGCGGCGATCGCGCCGGATCAACCCGTGGCGCAGGTGCGCTACCTCCACATGCGAAAAGCGGAAGCCAGTCAGCCTAAACCGGCGGAGGCGACTGAACTCGAGCAGTTAGCAGCGCGGCTCAAACAAGCCTTTGAGGGTGGGCATTTCCCGATTCGGCCCCACGACAGCTACTGTCGCTACTGCGATTTTGCTGGACTCTGTCGCCACTCAGAACTGAAGCAGGAGGTCGACCATGAAGCTGACTGA
- a CDS encoding GTPase family protein encodes MAGRVHHSSQYSSQARSRLDPSQQGRRSLFRSGLSLPGAIASVKALAFPLAIAVLNHPLKPRTDSAASEPIWQKALETWQQWFGLDRARATQLLESVQQQLAPTEIILIGKTQSGKSSIIRGLTGASADIVGQGFRPHTQHTQRYDYPSELLPLLTFIDTVGLGEAGSEPEAVLAELSHQLETESDRPRLLVWTVKVSDFAVDEVLQLAKSLRQRFPAVPALLVLTCRHELYPPEQVDHPDPEEFEQLQDLQRAIAAQRQTFAGCSDRQVDMDFTRPEDPFRCQFEGRDRLIEALSDLLPQAEAQALLQLVSGEVAQALERLYRSVSQRYQLAFSLVASGAAAIPLPFAAMPLLTALQTLMVVAIGRVYGQTLNWAQASALIASIGGGFLAQLAGRELLKFIPGWGSAVAAAWAGAYTWALGEAATFYFAEVWQGKIPDRDRIRQLLQHTFERYRAHWPPPEHEEEQR; translated from the coding sequence ATGGCGGGTAGAGTTCACCACTCGTCGCAGTACTCATCTCAGGCGCGATCGCGGCTCGACCCATCTCAGCAAGGACGGAGATCCCTATTTCGCAGCGGCTTGTCGCTCCCAGGCGCGATCGCTAGCGTTAAAGCACTAGCGTTTCCGTTGGCGATCGCAGTGTTGAATCACCCCCTCAAGCCGCGGACAGACTCGGCTGCTTCTGAACCGATCTGGCAGAAAGCGCTGGAGACTTGGCAACAGTGGTTTGGCCTCGATCGGGCGCGAGCCACCCAACTGCTGGAATCGGTGCAGCAGCAACTCGCTCCCACCGAAATTATTCTGATTGGCAAAACCCAGTCCGGTAAAAGCTCGATTATTCGGGGCCTCACGGGGGCTTCTGCCGACATCGTCGGTCAAGGCTTTCGGCCCCACACCCAACACACTCAGCGCTACGACTATCCTTCGGAGCTGCTGCCGCTACTGACTTTCATCGATACGGTCGGGCTAGGGGAAGCGGGTTCAGAACCCGAAGCCGTCTTGGCAGAACTCAGTCATCAACTCGAAACGGAGAGCGATCGCCCGCGCCTCTTAGTCTGGACGGTCAAGGTCAGCGATTTTGCTGTCGATGAGGTTCTGCAACTCGCTAAAAGTTTGCGGCAACGCTTTCCGGCCGTGCCAGCGCTGTTGGTGTTGACCTGTCGCCATGAGCTCTATCCTCCCGAGCAAGTCGATCACCCCGACCCAGAAGAATTCGAACAGCTACAGGATTTGCAACGGGCGATCGCAGCACAGCGCCAGACCTTTGCCGGTTGTAGCGATCGCCAAGTGGATATGGACTTCACCCGCCCGGAGGATCCGTTTCGCTGCCAGTTTGAGGGGCGCGATCGCCTGATCGAAGCCCTGAGTGATCTCCTGCCGCAAGCGGAGGCTCAGGCCTTGCTACAACTGGTTTCGGGCGAAGTCGCTCAAGCCTTGGAACGGCTCTATCGCAGCGTTAGCCAACGCTATCAGCTAGCTTTTAGCTTGGTTGCCTCTGGAGCGGCAGCGATTCCGCTTCCCTTTGCCGCCATGCCCCTGCTAACGGCGCTCCAAACCTTGATGGTGGTTGCCATTGGTCGGGTCTATGGCCAAACCCTGAACTGGGCGCAGGCCAGTGCACTGATTGCCAGCATTGGTGGGGGCTTTTTGGCACAGCTCGCAGGGCGAGAATTACTCAAGTTCATCCCAGGTTGGGGTAGTGCTGTCGCGGCTGCTTGGGCCGGGGCCTACACCTGGGCCTTAGGAGAAGCAGCGACCTTCTACTTTGCGGAAGTCTGGCAGGGCAAGATTCCCGATCGCGATCGCATTCGCCAACTGCTGCAACACACCTTTGAACGCTACCGTGCCCATTGGCCGCCGCCGGAGCATGAGGAGGAACAGCGATGA
- a CDS encoding GTPase family protein has protein sequence MMRLTRWQWAILALPPALIVTGLIGASAWQLHHWHLTWLWPCFFLGFWGWRRLLVHWTQPPAVQLAPLTPAAVSDANRDAQAQELLQRVLAASRTDPPFWEDWPGFWQRCLELVQGIASLYHPEVEYPLLNIQVLQAYRLIRDTVDDLDGWLHDYGPLLDRLTIAQAYQAYRWSLKAAPWLKRAQRVWDAAQWLLHPAWAIAREATREASDRTNQALFANLGQQMREAALENLWQRSLELYRGQSLPTAIAVPEAPLTESLLSQVQQWQTDTQVVESAPLRFLLIGRTGAGKSSLINALFQTETAIVDCLPSTPAIQTYDWQLDNGDRLQLLDSPGYEQAGRFDLWESVLTAADTADAVVLLTPATDPALASDRRCLQDLRSRRPDLPLLIGVTHVDRLRPWAEWQPPYDWQQGNRPKEVAMREAVAYRQTELADFSETVIPLANANGARSSWNLEAIAAALLQTCPEAQQLRLAAHLRDRQLRAGQITATIQRHQRDLQRQQGLTTVLKRPVLGLLAQLLQQDPRLGALLADRLPIEDLPQVIAELQLASELLPLLSSDRPLNLASELGTIWPLINRQRGDLQAFSTALLTQYGAASVITKLEAGRPQQLRQT, from the coding sequence ATGATGCGTTTGACACGGTGGCAGTGGGCCATCCTTGCTTTACCACCAGCGTTGATCGTCACAGGGTTGATTGGTGCCAGCGCTTGGCAACTGCATCACTGGCACCTAACCTGGCTTTGGCCCTGCTTTTTCCTGGGATTTTGGGGGTGGCGCCGGCTACTGGTGCACTGGACACAGCCCCCGGCCGTACAGTTAGCACCTCTCACTCCCGCAGCAGTCTCCGATGCCAATCGGGATGCTCAAGCCCAGGAATTGCTGCAACGAGTTTTGGCGGCCAGCCGCACCGATCCGCCGTTTTGGGAAGACTGGCCAGGATTCTGGCAACGCTGTCTGGAGCTAGTTCAGGGTATTGCCAGTCTCTATCACCCCGAAGTGGAGTACCCCCTGCTCAATATCCAAGTTCTGCAGGCCTATCGTCTGATTCGCGATACGGTCGATGACTTGGATGGCTGGTTGCATGACTACGGGCCGCTGCTCGATCGCCTCACAATCGCTCAGGCCTACCAAGCCTACCGCTGGAGTCTGAAAGCGGCTCCTTGGCTCAAACGAGCGCAACGGGTTTGGGATGCAGCTCAGTGGTTGCTACATCCTGCATGGGCGATCGCCCGCGAAGCCACTCGTGAAGCCAGCGATCGCACCAATCAGGCGCTGTTCGCCAACTTGGGCCAACAGATGCGAGAAGCCGCTCTAGAAAATCTCTGGCAGCGATCGCTAGAACTCTATCGGGGTCAATCCTTACCGACCGCGATCGCTGTGCCGGAAGCGCCACTCACCGAAAGTCTGCTTAGCCAAGTGCAGCAGTGGCAAACGGATACGCAGGTGGTGGAGTCCGCGCCCTTGCGATTCCTGTTGATCGGTCGCACAGGAGCGGGTAAAAGTAGCCTGATCAATGCTCTGTTTCAGACCGAGACTGCGATTGTCGACTGTCTGCCCAGCACCCCCGCGATTCAGACCTACGACTGGCAACTGGACAATGGCGATCGCCTCCAACTCCTCGATTCACCGGGCTATGAACAGGCTGGGCGATTCGATCTGTGGGAATCCGTGCTGACTGCTGCTGACACGGCAGATGCGGTGGTTCTGCTTACCCCTGCCACGGATCCAGCGCTAGCGAGCGATCGCCGCTGCCTGCAAGATCTGCGATCGCGCCGCCCCGATTTACCGCTCTTGATTGGCGTGACCCATGTCGATCGCCTGCGACCCTGGGCCGAATGGCAGCCACCCTACGACTGGCAACAGGGCAATCGCCCCAAGGAGGTCGCAATGCGCGAGGCGGTTGCCTATCGCCAGACTGAACTGGCTGATTTCAGCGAGACGGTCATTCCCCTAGCTAATGCCAATGGGGCACGTTCGAGCTGGAACCTTGAAGCGATCGCTGCCGCACTCTTGCAAACCTGTCCCGAAGCACAGCAACTCCGACTCGCGGCTCATCTGCGCGATCGCCAACTACGGGCTGGGCAGATTACTGCTACCATCCAGCGTCACCAGCGTGACCTCCAGCGTCAACAAGGCTTGACTACGGTCCTCAAGCGGCCGGTGTTAGGACTCTTGGCGCAACTGCTCCAGCAAGATCCTCGTTTGGGTGCCCTCCTCGCCGATCGCTTGCCCATCGAAGATCTGCCCCAGGTAATTGCCGAACTGCAACTCGCCAGTGAACTGCTGCCCTTGCTCAGCAGCGATCGCCCCCTTAATCTCGCCAGTGAACTGGGGACGATTTGGCCGTTGATCAACCGGCAACGGGGTGATCTGCAGGCGTTCAGTACCGCTTTGTTAACGCAGTACGGGGCAGCTTCGGTCATCACCAAGCTCGAGGCAGGAAGGCCGCAGCAACTCCGACAAACCTGA
- a CDS encoding septal ring lytic transglycosylase RlpA family protein, which yields MQKRTLSGLTSTLLLASLSLVPASRAEQTQQPPVATAASSAIAASQPDATADAETLKVGSSQTSRVLTPPEDVVAKVQPHQYQGREAATLYVRNLPVLTFVAPQRSANTAAARESKLPTPAQFVDPLNAKQDPLWRATSIAALINQLSQAGLQGDVIQVRWDERQAAPVITSGDRDLFKVDATMIVRGARTPRQASVIVTNRLRQAFGANPLNTLPDLVGSEIAAALQQVVSTTVGMASWYGPGFHGRRTANGEVFNQHTLTAAHRTLPFGTLVRVTNLRSGSNVVVRINDRGPFHGNRLIDLSQGAAEVIGLRSSGVAQVRLDVLQGVQQTAQR from the coding sequence ATGCAGAAAAGAACTCTTAGCGGTCTGACCTCGACACTCTTGCTCGCAAGCTTGAGTCTGGTGCCCGCCAGCCGCGCCGAGCAGACCCAGCAGCCCCCCGTTGCTACTGCCGCATCCTCTGCGATCGCTGCATCCCAACCTGATGCGACTGCTGATGCTGAGACGCTCAAAGTTGGGAGCTCTCAGACATCTAGGGTTCTAACACCCCCGGAAGACGTGGTTGCCAAGGTTCAACCGCATCAATACCAAGGACGTGAGGCCGCTACGCTCTACGTCAGGAACCTACCCGTCCTCACCTTTGTGGCGCCGCAGCGCAGTGCTAACACTGCCGCCGCCCGAGAGAGCAAACTGCCCACCCCAGCTCAGTTTGTGGATCCGCTCAATGCCAAGCAAGATCCGCTCTGGCGAGCCACCAGTATTGCAGCCCTGATTAATCAACTCAGCCAAGCGGGTCTCCAGGGCGATGTCATTCAAGTTCGCTGGGACGAACGACAAGCCGCACCTGTCATCACGAGTGGCGATCGCGATCTCTTCAAAGTCGATGCCACGATGATTGTGCGCGGAGCCCGGACGCCACGTCAGGCCAGCGTCATCGTCACCAATCGTCTCCGCCAAGCTTTTGGGGCTAATCCCCTCAACACCCTGCCTGACCTAGTGGGCAGTGAAATCGCCGCGGCTCTGCAGCAGGTCGTCAGCACCACAGTTGGTATGGCTTCTTGGTATGGCCCGGGTTTCCACGGTCGGCGTACCGCCAATGGCGAAGTGTTTAATCAGCACACCCTGACGGCTGCCCACCGCACACTGCCCTTTGGCACGTTGGTGCGAGTCACCAATTTACGCAGCGGCTCTAATGTCGTCGTCCGCATCAACGATCGCGGGCCTTTCCATGGCAACCGCCTGATCGACCTTTCCCAAGGTGCGGCTGAGGTCATCGGTCTGCGGTCGAGTGGTGTTGCCCAAGTACGCCTAGACGTTCTGCAAGGCGTTCAGCAAACTGCACAGCGCTAG